The segment aggacccgcgggtcttggacccgacccgacccgaacccgaaatccggcgggtacccgaattaataatataaattaaataaaatgaatcaatggGGAGTCGAAGACGGGTTATTTGTCTACATAGCAAAGGGGTCAGCCACTAGCAGACAACCAACTATTGTTCTATCTCacatagtttagtatatatacacattttaatataataaaaacacaaattttaaataaaatgtcaaatattttcggatatattaatattttcagatttttttttgtatttttaggtattttttaggttgaacccgacccgaacccgacccagaaccgaaccgataaattctagttacccgaatgggtccaactatataagacccgacccgacccggacccggtaCGACCTGAACCGATCCGgaaccgaaaatttgaaattactctatcgggtcctaaactcctagacccgaaagacccggacccgaaaggacccggcccgaacccgacccgacccggacccggtaCGACCTGAACCGATCCGgaaccgaaaatttgaaattactctatcgggtcctaaactcctagacccgaaagacccggacccgaaaggacccggcccgaacccgacccgacgacccgaatgcccagggCTAGTAAGAGTTTTGTAAGGAGTTTTTGGATTTTGAGCAGACTtgaacttattaaaataaaacaacaaccaCATTTGATTCAACACCGAAAGAGAAAAAGTTCACAACCAGATGCAAAAGACTAAAGCTTGAAACATTACTTTAAAAGACAAAGGGAAATAGTTCTAGAGGGTAAATGAAAAAGCTGAGCATTATTGAAAACAGAAACAGATGTGGTTGTTCAATCTGGGAAGGTGGACTCATCCCACACGTGCCTTATTCATGGCAGTCTTCTCGACATGGCAGTCTTCATGGCAGCCTTGGACGGTGGTGGACGTTTACCAACGGAAACATCATATGCTCCTGGCCTGTCTGATCCAGAGGAGGAGGTCCCGGCGTTGACATTTGTTGCCTGACCCACATCTTTAGGAAGTGCATCGTCGGGATCATTTGCACCTTcctataaatatttaaacaaaggTGTCTATTAGTTAATGATGCAACTgggaaaacaaaatatttaataacataCTAAAAACACACAGCTACGACAAAGGCGGGTGTAGGGGCGAGCACGCGTTCCGGATAGATGCGAGAGATAGTGAAGGTTTGGTGTTTCGAGGAGAAATTGTAATCGTTCAATTTCAGCTGGAAAGTGTAGGTGCGTCCAACAATCTCAGCAAGGGACCGAGGAAGATCCGTGTCAATCTGAGACATACCGGGAAGCTGTTTCCCCGTGTTTGCAAGCTCAAGTATCTGGGAATATGGCATGAATCTGAAAACCTCTCTGGGGATGGGCCTGACAGAAGTCGGGATCTTCTCAAGCTCGGTTCCTTCATTTAACCGAATCGAGAAAGGAGCATCAGCCAAACGGAAATTGGTGTTGCTGCGTGTGACGTCAAACCCGGTCAACGTGTACAGAGAGCCTTCACTGGGACTATTCCTGAACCTAAGATGTCGGTTAGCCCCAATAAAACCTTGCATAACAGTGGACTAACAGCAAGAAAAAGCAAAGCGTTAGGACAATATTAAAGAGCCATTGCAAATGGCGTTACAGAactttgattttaaattaaaatattggtAAACAAATATATGGACAGAGACTTACATTTTCATCAACAAATAGCATATCAACACTCATCAGCTCTCCCCCTTCCTCACATTTCTAGCCTCCCAGAAACGCAACAATCGCACCTGCGCAACGTTCGAACACCGGCCTGCGCTGAGATCGGCGAGAAGGACTTGGGCGTTTGCcactgttaaaaaaaaagtaaattgaGAAGCGTGGTATTCTGGAAATTGCAAAAGCTGTGATGTCCATGTCTGGATGAAGAAGTATTTATACCCGAAGCTCTACTCAGCAACTTTGGAAGAGAAAGAGGCGGATTCAATGCAAATGAGTGTTGCAGTGACGAATTAAcatgaaactagattttgacccgccctta is part of the Raphanus sativus cultivar WK10039 chromosome 5, ASM80110v3, whole genome shotgun sequence genome and harbors:
- the LOC108860870 gene encoding uncharacterized protein LOC108860870, with translation MSVDMLFVDENSTVMQGFIGANRHLRFRNSPSEGSLYTLTGFDVTRSNTNFRLADAPFSIRLNEGTELEKIPTSVRPIPREVFRFMPYSQILELANTGKQLPGMSQIDTDLPRSLAEIVGRTYTFQLKLNDYNFSSKHQTFTISRIYPERVLAPTPAFVVAEGANDPDDALPKDVGQATNVNAGTSSSGSDRPGAYDVSVGKRPPPSKAAMKTAMSRRLP